A stretch of the Arachis stenosperma cultivar V10309 chromosome 6, arast.V10309.gnm1.PFL2, whole genome shotgun sequence genome encodes the following:
- the LOC130934833 gene encoding ankyrin repeat-containing protein BDA1-like, with translation MAKKADKLEEAAMSGDLNKLYEAIKEDAHILEKVDAIPFVETPLHIAAAAGHVHFAIQIMRLKPSFALKLNQEGLSPVHVALHNNHHNLVRRLVQINGNLIRVKEGREGLTPLHLVCQFDDDDEENFTTLLEFLDTCPDSIGDVNVRNETALQVALRRENITAFQVLLGWLIRNFKKGAENLERSVMNQVDEDGNTILHISTLMGNTQAVILLVRCPYMSLNYKNSMKQTALDLAESSEIKRILCEAGTKPGASIESLNYKEEASKMASLDPRSRSNFLIRLKSNMSGERRDAYLVVMVLVITAIYQTALSPPGGLYQADADSSAAATTTTSLSLNSTVVAFLKPRKRGESVLPAFEFILIQILNSLTLLWTIIQGFVLVPGGYMALQLSVSLTLFVASYIISILSISPTFAMKVFALICFLALPTVCALVIVVKVFVFKANYELQFHRKLRDRWTLLRIFEFYAIDLMT, from the exons atggcaaAGAAAGCAGATAAGTTGGAAGAAGCTGCTATGTCCGGAGACCTGAACAAGCTGTACGAAGCAATTAAGGAAGATGCACACATTTTGGAGAAGGTGGATGCAATACCATTTGTGGAGACTCCTCTGCATATTGCTGCAGCTGCTGGTCATGTTCACTTTGCAATCCAGATTATGAGATTGAAACCTTCTTTTGCTTTGAAGCTCAATCAAGAAGGATTAAGCCCCGTCCACGTGGCTTTACACAACAATCATCACAATCTGGTGCGTCGCCTCGTACAAATTAATGGTAACCTAATCAGAGTGAAGGAAGGAAGGGAAGGCCTCACCCCTCTTCATCTTGTGTGCcaatttgatgatgatgatgaagaaaaCTTTACAACTTTACTGGAATTCCTGGACACTTGTCCGGATTCTATTGGAGATGTGAATGTGAGAAATGAGACTGCCTTGCAAGTTGCTTTGAGACGTGAAAACATCACAGCCTTTCAAGTGCTACTTGGCTGGCTCATCAGAAACTTCAAAAAAGGTGCTGAAAATTTAGAACGCTCCGTGATGAACCAGGTTGATGAGGATGGCAACACCATTTTGCACATTTCCACACTCATGGGGAATACACAG GCAGTTATATTATTGGTAAGGTGTCCCTACATGAGCTTGAATTACAAGAATTCAATGAAGCAAACAGCACTAGACTTAGCTGAATCTTCAGAGATTAAGAGAATATTATGTGAGGCAGGAACAAAACCTGGCGCATCAATTGAATCTCTCAACTACAAAGAAGAAGCGTCAAAGATGGCTTCACTAGATCCAAGGTCGCGGTCGAATTTCCTAATTCGCCTGAAATCGAATATGTCCGGCGAACGGCGCGACGCATACCTGGTAGTTATGGTTCTTGTTATAACGGCCATCTATCAAACGGCTCTGAGCCCGCCAGGTGGACTCTATCAGGCAGACGCAGACTCCTCCGCTgccgccaccaccaccacttCATTATCCCTGAATTCAACCGTTGTTGCTTTTCTCAAACCACGAAAGAGAGGGGAATCAGTCTTGCCTGCCTTTGAATTCATTCTTATTCAAATCCTGAACTCTCTCACACTTTTGTGGACAATAATACAGGGTTTCGTTCTGGTGCCAGGAGGGTACATGGCCTTACAACTCTCGGTCTCTCTCACTTTATTTGTAGCTAGTTATATCATCTCTATCCTTTCTATATCCCCCACCTTCGCCATGAAAGTTTTCGCTCTGATTTGCTTTCTCGCACTCCCAACTGTCTGCGCGCTGGTTATTGTCGTAAAAGTCTTCGTTTTCAAGGCAAATTATGAACTCCAGTTTCATCGGAAGCTTCGAGACCGTTGGACTTTACTTCGTATATTCGAGTTTTATGCTATCGATCTAATGACTTGA